In the Bos mutus isolate GX-2022 chromosome 10, NWIPB_WYAK_1.1, whole genome shotgun sequence genome, TCGAGGAATACTGCAGATAAATGATCTTGCTTATGAAATTGAACCAGTTAGGTCTTCCGCCACATTTGAACACTGGGTATATAGAATAGACATCGATGATACTCAGTTCCCACGTATGAGATGTGGGttaacagaagaggaaatagcaCGCCAATTGGAGTTGCATAATTTCACCCTGAAGCAAAGTTCTTACACAGGCTGGTGGACCCACTTGCGGTTTCTTGAGCTGGTAGTGATTGTGGACAATCTTCGATACATTTTCTCAGGAAGCAATGTGTCAGTAGTACAAAATGATATAGCTAATGCTGTCAACATAATAAATAGCCTGTATCGCCCTTTGGCAGTTGATGTAATTTTAACTGGGCTTGAAATCTGGACTGAAATAAACCAAATTGCCACTGATGACATAGAGAATATGTTGGAGGATTTTGCTGTTTGGAAGTTTTTTAACCTTGATAAGCGACTGCCACATGATGCAGCCCATCTTTTCATAAAGAAATCATTTGACCCTACGCTTGGAGTTGCCTTTGTTGCTGGAGTATGCCAGAATCCTCTTAATAGTGGAGTTATGGTTTTCGAAGATGAGAGTCTGTATGCTTTTGGGCTTACTGTTACCCATGAACTTGGTCATAATTTAGGTATGCTGCATGATactgaattttgtgtgtgtgaacttCAGTTTTGCATAATGTATCCTGCCAGATCGGTAACGAGTAAATTCAGCAACTGCAGTTATGCGAGTTTTGGGACAATGTGATGAGGAATGGACtttgtctcttctctcctccaaATCCAGAGAATATCTTTAGGATAAAGTATTGTGGGAACCTAGTGGTCGAAGAAGGAGAGGAGTGTGACTGTGGAACCATAGGGCAGTGTGCACGTGATCCCTGCTGTCTGCCGAATTGCGCTCTGAAGCCTGGAGCTGCTTGTGCTTTTGGGTCTTGCTGTAAAAACTGCAAGGTCAGGTCAGCAGGGACCTTGTGCAGAAAACAGGTCAATGAATGTGACCTTCCAGAGTGGTGCAATGGGACATCGCATCAGTGCCCAGAAGATGTATTTGTGCAGGATGGGATTCCCTGTAGTGACAGTGCCTACTGCTATAAAAAGAACTGTGCTAACCATGATGAACAGTGCAGGGAGATTTTTGGCAAAGATGCAAGGAGTGCATCTCAGAGTTGCTACAAAGAAATCAACACCCAAGGAAATCGATTTGGTCACTGTGGTATCAGCAACACAGAGTACATGAAATGTGAAGTCCCTGATATCCTGTGTGGGAGAGTTCAGTGTGAAAATGTGGGAGTCATCCCAAATCTGATGGAACATTCCACAGTGCATCAGTTTCAAGTCAATGACACCACTTGCTGGGGCACCGACTATCATGTCGGAATGTCCATACCTGATATCGGCCAGGTGAAGGACGGCACAATGTGTGGTCAAAAAAAGATCTGTGTTCACAGCAGGTGTGTCAGTATGGTTCCTGAGCCACAAGCCTGTCAGCCTAAGACCTGCCACATGAAGGGGGTCTGCAATAATAAGCAAGAGTGCCATTGCAACCCCGGATGGGCACCTCCCTACTGCAAGGATGAAGGCAGTGGAGGTAGTAATAGTAGTGGCCCACCGGGTAATCCCCAAGGAgatgaggaaggagagggagaggaggaagaagaggccgAAGAGGCAGAACAGGCGGAAGacacaaaaatggaaaagaacactCACATGTTACTGTGGCTTATTCCTttgatttgtttatttgtatgttGCTTCCTTGTGCTTTGTAAGAAGcgtaaaaagaaaaaggagccaGAAATGATGGAGGAAGAGGATACTGAAGAAGAGGAGACGGAGGAAGAAAGTGACTAAGGCTCCTACTTcattcacaaaggaaaaaaaaaaaaaaatccctggcttttcttttaaatagtaGAGGAGCATTAGGGCCTGTCTGACTGCTTCAAGAAAAATTTAAGGATCTCTTATGGCAGGATCATAAGCAGTAATATTTCACTGAAGGATTCTTATCATGTTCTTAACTTACTCCTCAGTGTGCTAAGCAAtattaaaagttcattttttccctctggaAGTCATTTCTTTATGTTTCCTGAGCAAAGGCACGGGAAAGTCTCATTTGTAACCTAATGTCTATCAGTTGTAAACATCTTCCCACCTTTGTACTCTTAAAATGTCATGTCCAAGATGTGCCACTATATACCCTATTTCTGTTTGGCCTGCTCTTTTCTGGGAATCTGTGCCAGGGAGGGGCCAGTAAAAGTAGCCTGGAATGATGGCTGAAGAGAGAAGGGAGTTTACCTTCTTGTGTGCTGAAAGTTACTCTGTCATTTTGGTAGCCAAGTTTGGTTTTGGATTCCAGTTTTGTTGACTCTGTTAGAATCACCCTCATTCTTCATTAGAAGTACAAGCACCAGTTGACCAGTGATGCTTTGAAAGGTCACTGTTGTAGCTCTGGGGTTAGCAGTGTGGTTCTCCTCTGAGTTGCTGGAGCACCAGCAGCAGTTGGTCACTTGACCTCCTTAGAAGTCTTGGTCCCTGCTTTGCAGAGGACCTCCTGAAATCACCAGTACTTGAATGAACcaacttctttcttttgttccctTGGCCCTGTGGCTGCAAGGTGCTTTCAGTAGTTAGTTCATTGTGATAGTTTGAATTGGGTGGAGGAAGTTAGCTGTACAGGTGAGAAATTATACTACTCTTTCAGCCTTGGCCAACCTGGCAGCAAGCTCTGGAATGAATATTACCTGACAGACTAGTCTTGAATTGGGCTAAAATGGCCTGGTCTTCATACTTTCCCCTTGCCCATTCACTGGATGTGGGTGCTCCAGGAAGACCAAGAGCTTGGCCGTGCACCTCAGCAACTGAGGCTGACCCAGAGAGCTAATATCTGGAGGCTCTATGCTGATAATTCCAGCAGCTGGTCAGCAAGACTTTCCTGGAAGGAGGATGAAGGTGCTGATTTGGAAATTCCACAATCTGACCTTTACACTGCTCTGATCAgcttttctttctatatatttttttaattttattttttaactttacaatattgtattggttttgccatatatcaaaatgaatccactacaggtatacatgtgttccccatcctgaaccctcctccctccccataccatccctctttctatattttggaacAACTTCTCCGGGATTCTGGCAGGCACCTCTGCCTGTGGGGAACCACAGAAGAG is a window encoding:
- the ADAM20 gene encoding LOW QUALITY PROTEIN: disintegrin and metalloproteinase domain-containing protein 20 (The sequence of the model RefSeq protein was modified relative to this genomic sequence to represent the inferred CDS: inserted 1 base in 1 codon), translated to MTVGEALVHFRVTPLLLWFGVCLFISGHSQARPSQHFSSPELVIPLKVTGWGRNAKVPGWLSYSLRFGGQRHIAHMKVKKFLVSRPLPVFTYTDQRSLQQDQPFVPDDCYYHGYVEGAPKSLVALSTCSGGFRGILQINDLAYEIEPVRSSATFEHWVYRIDIDDTQFPRMRCGLTEEEIARQLELHNFTLKQSSYTGWWTHLRFLELVVIVDNLRYIFSGSNVSVVQNDIANAVNIINSLYRPLAVDVILTGLEIWTEINQIATDDIENMLEDFAVWKFFNLDKRLPHDAAHLFIKKSFDPTLGVAFVAGVCQNPLNSGVMVFEDESLYAFGLTVTHELGHNLGMLHDTEFCVCELQFCIMYPARSVTSKFSNCSYAXFWDNVMRNGLCLFSPPNPENIFRIKYCGNLVVEEGEECDCGTIGQCARDPCCLPNCALKPGAACAFGSCCKNCKVRSAGTLCRKQVNECDLPEWCNGTSHQCPEDVFVQDGIPCSDSAYCYKKNCANHDEQCREIFGKDARSASQSCYKEINTQGNRFGHCGISNTEYMKCEVPDILCGRVQCENVGVIPNLMEHSTVHQFQVNDTTCWGTDYHVGMSIPDIGQVKDGTMCGQKKICVHSRCVSMVPEPQACQPKTCHMKGVCNNKQECHCNPGWAPPYCKDEGSGGSNSSGPPGNPQGDEEGEGEEEEEAEEAEQAEDTKMEKNTHMLLWLIPLICLFVCCFLVLCKKRKKKKEPEMMEEEDTEEEETEEESD